The region TTGCCCACCCAGACCCTTGCCCAGTGGGCTCACAGAGTGGCGTTGCAGCTTGGCACTGTTGGTATACAGAAACTCCAGCACTGCCAGGAAAGCCTCAGCTGGCACAGTACTCAGCACCACAGGGCTGGGCACCCCAGGGCCTGGCTCTGAGCTCAGAAGTCGCTGGAAGAAGTTGCATCTACACGCCAGCAAGCACCGGTGGGCAAACACCTCCTGCCGTTCTTGACCGACCACAAAGCGAACATCACTGtgggagagaggggcagagagCCAGGAAGAAGAGGCTAGAGTCTCTGTGTAACTCTAGACTTTGCctttgccctctctgggcctccatttcctTATCTGCCATATAAGAGGCAGTCCCTCTAGCCAAAGGTCTGGGTCACACAGGCCTGGTTCTAATCACAGCTCCACCTAGGCGAGAGAAGCCTAGGGAAGAGATTTCTGATCTATTGCCTCTCGGGTTTCTCATCCCTGAAATGGAATGCTCATCCCAAACCCAAGGGTGACTAACATTAGGTGGCTATGTTTGATCACTGAGGGGGCACCAGGGCTGATAACAAGATCAATCCCAAtgtctctctcctccccagcctGTGTCTCTGGTGAAGGGAAACTCTTTTTGGCTTTTTCTCCACAGACTGCAAATTCAGCTTTTTCAGCCTCCTCCAGacaggaggggggaggagggagggtgtGGAGGGCACTGCCTGCAAACAGGCACATCAGTGATGCACTATCATGGGGCCAGAccacattttccattttcatgatCACTTCCGGCCCCAGCTTCTGGGCCTCTGAACAGCACAGTGGGTAAGAGACAGATGATGAAGCTTGAGCTTCCTGGAGCCTTCTAGTCTCAAGTCCAAGGCCTGGGGGgagcaggggggggggggggggcgcggttCACTGCTCAGACTGACTGGAACACCCAAAGCAGTAGGGTTACAGAAATCGCCAACCTGCAAGAGGACCCCAGCTCTGAAGCAGTGGAGACAAAAAGCTGCATTCTGGTTCTTCTGACTGGCCCGGCCCCGTACTTGGTCCCTGGTTCCAGACACTACAGGCAGTGAGCCCCAGGCGGTACACGTGAACTACTTCCTGTCTGCGcctctggctcagtctcctgaGCTTTGTTCCCCTTACAAGTCCCCAATTCCCAGAATAGGATCGtctgctcctctgcctccccaggGAGGCACTCGAGTTACAATCCATTTCTCAGGATCCAGAGGGCAGAGGGCTTTTCTCTGCCAGGAGCCCAAGATCCAAAAAAGGAAGGCCTTTCCCTGAAGTCACATAGCTGCTCTGAGCTCCagtccccactgcccccacctctGGCTCTCAGGCTGTCACAGATACTGCGTGATCAGTAGCCATCCTCTACACTCCACTTCCCCAGGCTGAGTTCACCCAGGAGAAGGGTCAAGTCCTAATTCTCCACTTCCTCTGTACTCAGATTCCTCAGAGTCATGGGTCCCAGCAGAGCCAGTTAGGGAAAACCCACAGACAGGCGCCCCTCTCACCTGTATAAGGGGTTGTTGACCAGGCTCCGGAGTGCTGTGGAAAAAGTCGCAGCCTCCCCATACACAACCAGTCCTGGGGTCTccatgggtggggaaggggacTAAGCAGGAGGAACAGCCTAGGAGGCTTGTTATGTGTGGGAGAGACAGTACGTAGAAGGAGCAGGAGGCTTGGCTGAGCCCTAGAGCTGGTGAAGAGCTAGAACGGCCTGAGAGGGAGGGGCAAGAGATCCAGAGGCCTGTTTGCTGAGAAGCTAAAGTTTAGGAATGAGGCAGGAGAGGCCCAGAAGGCATCGGAGGCCAGTGGAAGAGGCCAGAGGCTTGGGGACTCAGGGAGGGGACCAAGAGAGGCCGAGGTGGAGCAGACTGAACTGGGGAGGAGAGGCTGGCTGCGGATGAGGCCCCAGCTGGGAGCCTGCCCAGGCAGCTGGGGTGGGAAGCCTGTGGGTTTCCACGGAAACTAGAGCCAGGCCTGAGAGGAGGCCCCGCCCAGCTCCCACAGGCCGAGGGAAAACTTCAGCCCTAGAGGGGCCCTAAGCAGAGTTGGAGGGTCTTAGCATCCTGGCCCCTGCCTGTCCAGGGTTCAGAGTTCAAATTTCgtgtcccttccctcccctcccccacaagtATACAGGTTAACCGGATCCGAAGAACTCCCATCAACAGGGCAAGTCCTTGTCCCCATGGACCATTTTCAGGGTCCAGACCTGGCTTGTTTGGGAGGTGGCAGTCCTGGACCTCCCAGAGAGGGGTCAGGTGAGGAGGTGTCAACACTGACAGAGGCATCATGGTCTCTGGCGTCCCTTAAGTGCAACCACAGTGCAGGTGGAGGCAGTCTCGGCACTAGGGCACACAAGAGGTGTGGACGGGGGGACTAGGCCCAGGACATTTAGGTAGGTCAGCGGGATTCACTGAGGAGTGAAGTCACCACTGTTGCATCAGATCTGAGTTCCAATGggtctcccttccccctcccccagcccagaacTGAGGAAGTCATCCAAGCCCCACCCTAGCTGTATACAAGGAACGGAAATGTTTGTCCTAATAgggccttgacgtgctccttccTGTAGGCCCGGATCCTGATTCCTGAGCAGCCACCCAGTAGCCTCAGGGTTTCCCCATATCCCAGGCCTCTGTGACTTGCTGACAAGTAGAGAGCCAGCCTTCACAAGGGGAGAAATGGACAGTGGCTCAAGAGCCCTGGGGTAGGGGGACACCTTTCTGACCAGAACCAGCCTCTACATCTGCCCCTTCACTCACACTTGTATGTCCTTGGGCTCTAACCCCCTGTTGATCCCCTTCCCCTGATGACTCAGCCACCCGGCATTCAACACGTGCTTACAGTAACACTCCCAGGTTAAGCCAGAGCCAGGACTGGTGAGAGGGAACCAGGAAGAGGAGTGCTTGCCCAGCAACCCAGGGCAACTCCACAACACAAGCAAGGGGCCCTTACCCTCCTACCTGCCAGTCAGGCCAGTCGGGCGAGGGCTGTTAGGAGAGAGCCTGGAGGACACAGCTGGCTCAGGTGTCTAAGGAGTTTGGGGGAAAGAAGGCAGCCATCCCAGAACTGACTCTGGAGGTAGGGCCAGAAGCCAAAAACAGAGGCTGGAAGGACCATCCTGAGTCACCTAGCCCCAGGCTCTGCCAGGCACCCTAAGAgcagggagggggtggaggaTGGCTGGATTTAAGACTCACAGGGGCTAGAAGGATCTGTGGGAGCTGAAGGAGCTGGGTCTGTCTGTCCCTTCCTCTGGTTAGGGGGTGGAGGCGCCACTGTCTAGGGTCAGGCAGAGGGCAGATACATCCCAGTTTCTGCTGGTGAGTCAGGTGGAAGGGAGGTGTACCTGGAGCGCATTTGTCTAACCTCCACAGTGCCCAGGGGAAGTGGAGCTCAGGGGGTAGGGAGAGAGAGATAATAGTCTGAGCAGCGTCTCTTCCCTTGTTGTCCCTAACAGTCCTTAACCCTCTAAGCACCCAGGAATCCACGCAGCCGGGAACTATTTGATTCACTGGTCCGAAAAACACAGGTAAGGAGGGATTAGAGGGTAAAAACTCATCACTGAGTAAGAGACTAGATAGCTAGTGAGGGCCATCCCATCCAAGTGTGGGTCTTCCAGCCGGCAGGTCCATGGCTGGCAGGCCTGTGCCCCCCGGACACCAGGAGGAGGAGGCCAAAGACCATGGGCTGAAACTATCAGCAGCGCGGCCTCTAGGCCACCTGCCCAGCATCGATGAAACCCGACCAGCTGGCCTGGGCCCGGCCTCCCGCCGTGGCTCCGTGCTAGGTCCGGTCTTGTCCTTTTCACGCCGCAACTCGCTGGCAGGGCCAAGTGCAGGCCCTGGGGGTCGACGCCCATCCCTGGGCCCCATGCCCCCTCTAGGCTCGCGGGTCAGCTTCTCTGGCTTGCCCCTGGCGCCCGCCCGCCGGATGGCGCCCTCGTACCGCACGGAGCCGGCGCCAGGGGAGCGCTGGGAGACCGCGCGCGCACAGCAGGCCCTGGAGGCTGCGCTGGCCGCGGGACTGCAGGACGCGTGCTACTCGGGCGCAGAGGCCGGGCGGCTGGCGCAGGAGCTGTGCGAGCTGGTGCGCATGCGCCTGCGCGAGCTCAGCCCGCCGCGCTACAAGCTGGTGTGCAGCGTGGTGCTGGGGCAGCGCGCCGGCCAGGGCGTCCGCGTGGTCAGCCGCGCGCTCTGGGACGCGGCGCGCGACGGGTTGGCCTCGGCTGCCGTCACCAACGCCTCGCTCTTCGCCGTGGCCACGGTCCACGGACTCTACTGCGAGTGAGGAGGCCCTCGAGTTCTGCAAAAACGGTTTATTATCCCAGAAGGAGGCCCTTCGTGGGGCTCACATCCCAATAAATAAATGTCAATAAATAAAAGTGGTCCATAAATAACGCCCCCTAGCGGGGGGCTAAGGCTCAGGCTTTTCTTGGAGAAGGGGTGGGAGGCCGCCTCCAACCCCAGTAAAGCTGGTCCCTGATTCCCTGGGGGATTCGGCCCGGAGCCCCCAGTGAGGCACCAAAGGAACAGGGAGGGCCACGAAGGCGAGGGCCAGGGCCTGACAGGCACAGACCTCAGGCCTAAGGGCCTGAGTGGTGGCCGGGCCCGCAGACTGTGGCCTAGACGGGGCAGCGGTCCCGGAGCAGGCGCAGAGCATAGTGAAGCCGCTGCCGCAGATCTGGGGAGCAGCCCAGCTGCTGAAGGTGGGAAGCGAGGTAAGTACAAGCACTGCGATTGCGGGCCACGAAAGTCACAAGGAGGGGCTCCCAGCCACTGAGGATCAGCTTGGTGTGGTCTCCGTAGAAGTTCACCTGTGCACAGGAGGGTGGCACTGGTCAGGGCCTTGCGCCCAGATCGTTTCCTCCCCAGCACCCTGGACCATCCAGTCCTCACCCCCAACTCCAGGCGGAGCTCTTACCTGGATGGTGCCATCACTAAAGAGCATGAGTAGGGCCTGATCGGTCTTGACCCACTGCAGCAGGAGTGGGGGCACAGGTACCTCCACCTCTTCCACACTGGGCAGATCTCCACCCTGGGAACAGGGGCAGGTCACTTGTCTGACACCAGTCAGTCCTCTCCCTATCCATGTCTCCTCTAGAGGGTCAGCTTCTAGCTTCAACACCCACCCCACTGTCCACCCAGTCCCAAAGGGGACTAGGAGGGGATCGGGATGTGTTAGTCCTGAAtgtaccccacccccaccccgacccaGTTCACAAACCTTCATGAGGCGCTGCTCCATGTAGGAGGCAAAATACTTCAGGACACCCAGCTGAGGCTGCAGAGCCCGAGGCACGGCACCCACAGAGAAGGAGAAGTGCTTAGTGCTGGTGGGGTTGTAGTGCACAGTCCTGGAGGAAGCAGACAGAGGTCAGAGGGAGCCCTGCACCCACATCCCCTCCGCAGAGACTGCAGGACCAGGAGCCCGGGAACACACTCTAAGCTGCAGCACTGCTGAGTACAGAGGGCTGGATACAAGGCACCCCATCGTAGTACTTACTTTCTGTTGGCCGACAGGGCCATGTGTGTGCCATTGTTGAAGAGCACAGCCACACGGCGGCTGGACAGTTGAtacccaaagccaaacttgttgGAGTAGTCAACCCACTTGCTGACCCACACTAGAGGTTCTGGTTGTGCCAGGGGAGCTGGGTTCTGTTCAGCTGTCATAGAAGAGGTAGGAATGAGGACTTGTTCCTGGTTCGCCAAAGAACTCCCACCACCATTGACATGTACCAGGTCCCAGCCTCACCTGGGGGCATGAAGGCCAGGCAGTTTCTCAGAGCACAGAGGGCTGACTCCACCACTGTGGCCACAGTCAGACCTTCTTCAAACCCTGAAGGGAACAGGGCACTGAGAATTAGGCAATAGTCCCACAAGTCCTAGACGAtgactctccttccctctccacccactccttccctccGGGCTTGGTCTCAGCCCCCGCAACCTCGAGCACCCTTCACCCTCCTGGTGGCTCACCATCTCCACTGCTTGCCAGTGTCCCACGGGGTGAACTGTCTTCTATCAGGCTGAGAGGGGCTGGACCTGAAGCTGCTGGAGCCTGGAGGGTTGGGTAGGGAAAAGGAGTGAGACAGGCCCCGAAATCCAAATCCTTGAGAGTCCATGGCTCGCCCTGCCCTGGCACCCAGGGCACCCCAGGTCACCCCGCCTGACCGATGAGACACAGCCAATTAGGCCACCACGAGGCTAGATGCTTCACCAGCCTCTTTTATCCCAGGCTTCCTGCAGCTGCTAGGGTGGGGGTGAGTCAGGGGAACACCATCCACGTGAGCACCTCACCTCGGGCCTGGCATCCTGATGGCCAATGGACGTCCGAGTGAGGCCATTCACCAAACAGGAGACCTCGTCCCGCTCCTCTGGATGGTTCTTatctgggagggggtggggagatagAACCCTCAGAATCCTGCCCAGACCCCCTGCTTCCTGAAGAGATGACACAGTCAGGCATAGCCAAGTGCCTGTGTAATGTATGCTATCCCCAGGGACCCTACACTCCCACTCCCACGTGTATGTGACAAGCCCCCTGCTGCTCTGTACCCTCAAATCCACTGACGTCTCAGACttactcttcttcttctttctcccaaAGAGGCTCTTGGTAACTTTGACAAACAGAATCCTAGCTGGGTTAAGGGGTGTCAGGTCTGGGACTGTCACACAGCTGCTGACAGGGAGCCGGTCCGGGGTGTAGCCCTGAGGAGAGAAAGCGTGTGAGCAGAGAAGAGCAGCCCAGGAGTCCTGTCACCTGCTCCcaattcaatccct is a window of Muntiacus reevesi chromosome 1, mMunRee1.1, whole genome shotgun sequence DNA encoding:
- the DYNLT4 gene encoding dynein light chain Tctex-type 4 → MAGRPVPPGHQEEEAKDHGLKLSAARPLGHLPSIDETRPAGLGPASRRGSVLGPVLSFSRRNSLAGPSAGPGGRRPSLGPMPPLGSRVSFSGLPLAPARRMAPSYRTEPAPGERWETARAQQALEAALAAGLQDACYSGAEAGRLAQELCELVRMRLRELSPPRYKLVCSVVLGQRAGQGVRVVSRALWDAARDGLASAAVTNASLFAVATVHGLYCE
- the PLK3 gene encoding serine/threonine-protein kinase PLK3 → MEPAAGFLSPRPFPRAAAPPAPPAGPGPPGSPKPGSEPEVLAETPAPDPGRLITDPRSGRTYFKGRLLGKGGFARCYEATDTETGSAYAVKVISQSRITKPHQREKILNEIELHRGLQHRHIVRFSHHFEDADNIYIFLELCSRKSLAHIWKARHTLLEPEVRYYLRQILSGLKYLHQRGILHRDLKLGNFFITENMELKMGDFGLATRLEPPEHRKKTICGTPNYVAPEVLQRQGHGPEADVWSLGCVMYTLLCGSPPFETVDLKETYRCIKQVHYTLPASLSLPARQLLAAILRASPQDRPSIDQILRHDFFTKGYTPDRLPVSSCVTVPDLTPLNPARILFVKVTKSLFGRKKKKNKNHPEERDEVSCLVNGLTRTSIGHQDARPEAPAASGPAPLSLIEDSSPRGTLASSGDGFEEGLTVATVVESALCALRNCLAFMPPAEQNPAPLAQPEPLVWVSKWVDYSNKFGFGYQLSSRRVAVLFNNGTHMALSANRKTVHYNPTSTKHFSFSVGAVPRALQPQLGVLKYFASYMEQRLMKGGDLPSVEEVEVPVPPLLLQWVKTDQALLMLFSDGTIQVNFYGDHTKLILSGWEPLLVTFVARNRSACTYLASHLQQLGCSPDLRQRLHYALRLLRDRCPV